ATAGTTAGCCTACAGAAACTGCTCTTACTGTTGTAAATTATATTTGTCTTAACAAAAATCAAATATTGATACATTGGACATTGTGGACCATTCAATACTTTTGCACAGTTTGGAAAATTGGGTTTTGCTTTCCGGCAAAGTCTTAAACTGATCACGTCCTTTCTACAAGCCATTTTGAGTGGGTCATTTTTTTTACAGTGACAAAATCAGCCTTGAAAAACTTAAAAAGACTAAGAGGACTCATGTCCAGACAGGAACACATTAAAAAATGTCTCCAGAAAATGTATATCTATAATAagtgtatggaagcatatatgtagcaaaattcaaatggtaatgcaatttgcaattacattatgcaattgacaattcattatgcaatttgataatgtaatttgtaaatacgttattcgaagtgtattttaatatgcaaagggaCAATGCAATCCTGAATTACATTTGTAAAAGTTATAACAatgaaaatagaataacattttgtcaaattctttgagttcctttattcaaattgaaaagctatagcgtccccgttattgcaatccacttcgccacgctccatgtgttgcgatattcaaatgacatttcaatccgcaaaacgctttgcaaaagatttggcaaaacgtaatccaaaacgttttccaaaaagtcaatatgcaaagtggcaaacgtatcagccaatcagcgtctgggcgggatctacgtcacttgctcgtaatttccttgttcacgttCGTATGTGTCTTGTATTGAACAtgcattgtttttgtattgaacatgtattgtttttTGTATTGAGCATGTATAGTTTgttgtattgaacatgtattgtttgGTTTCCTCAATTACACCTCTAGTCAAGCAAaccaatattttattataaaccttattattttattagctaaatggcatattcataaatgtaaataatcgAATCAGAAACcgctttttgttgtgtttgagaaGGAAAACAGGCAATACATGGGGAATATTCTGTGTTCTAGAAATGGGAAAGCTATTAAAACACccagtgtgtgtgctctttataatatttttatttaatttaatgctgcattttgtattttttgtgtctgtattttatGTCTGCCATTTCTGTACCCCCTGGCTGTTGTTGTATTGCTAATtgtcaataaaatgtattaaaaaaattaaaataaaataaaaacgttcttgtgtgtcaggtccatggtcagtTTGGTCACCAGTGGAgtagattattgatacgctccgaagtttggctgatgatgtggagaacaatcgtgttgaagacacagatgcagtagatagagtgcgtgctCTGGGAGATAGGGGACTtcctcactggtacgttttgacgccagtgtggtaaacacaaagatttcccaagtgctacaggcactagGTGCGAAACACAGGGTCGGGAGCATGGAAACCCACCGTGGAGATACCATTGGAGGCAATaggaagtgacgtagttcccgaccagacgctgattggctgatacgtttgtcactttgcatattgactttttggaaaacgttttggattccgttttgccaaatcttttgcaaagcgtttttgcggattgaaatgtcatttgaatatcgcaacacacggagcgtggcgaagtggattgcaatcacggggacgttatagattttcaatttgaataaaggaactcaaagaatttgacaaaatgttattctatttatattgttctaacttttgcaaatttaattgaggattgcattgtcactttgcatattaaaatacactttgaataacgtatttacaaatttcattataaaattgccaaatgaattgtcaattgcataatgtaataacttattgaattgcaaattgcattgctaTTTGaatttgctacatatatgcttccatataaGTGGTCGATAAGAAATCATAAAACAAGATTTCGAGATCATTAATGGCCCAttagcacacacgcgcacacacgcgcgcgtgtgtgcgcgtgtgtgataATGGGCCATTAATAATCTCGAAATCTtgttttatggtttgttttttgtttatggtttaataaggtaataatatgaatataacATCAATTATATTGGATTATAAAACACCaacggacatacacacacacacacacacacacacacgcgcacacacacacaaacacacacacaaaaaaaaaatccgtTGGTGTTTTATAAGCCATTATAATTGATGTTATGTACATATTATTACCTCCATATTTGCTTCGGGTTAAGTATGAACCAAAACGATTGTgctgaatacatttatttattcagcacAATCTCACTGCCCGAAGCAGCATCGGGCAGTGAGATTCGAACCTCGTTCCGAGACGCTCACCTCACTACGGAACGCCTTGAACGGGATGCTCACAATGACCGTTACTgacgagacagagggagggacttctGATGTGATATCCGTTTTAGATAAATGTTCATATGGTGCTTTGTCAAAATCTTCGTCAAAACTTTAACAATTATTCTCATTGTTATTGTGGTTTTCATGGTTTATTCCTTCGTTTTTGGGACTGTTAACAGCGCACACTCGTTGGAAGTTTGAGAGCGGTGAATGCGTTGCTGTAGACCGGGGTAACGCTACATTCCAGAATCCCCTCCAAGCCCGTGCGGGTAGTACGTGCATCACAAGCAGGAAGGGGTGTGTCTAGCTTTGTAGCTAGCTAAGAGAAGGAAGGAATACAAGACGAAGCCAACTTAAATGCTATCAGAGCATAGAGGACCGTGGCTAACGCTAACTGTCAGCCAACAACCTATTCTGTCAGTCCTAGTTTTTAACGTGTTAATACTCATTGGAGCCAATGGTGAGTTCAGTGGGATTTTGACCATGAATAATGGCATTGTCAGTTGTATATGGCACACTGCGTGATCATCAAACGCTGTACGATGTGTCTCATTGCTGTGTTGCTAGCTAGTTGCTAATTCAGCTAATGTTTTGCATCAACCCATATAGTCTACTACCTGGGTCGTAGGCTCCAAAACAGTTGTATTTCGAGGATTTAGACCCAACTTCTTTGATAATAACACAATGTATATTACATGTTAATATGCGAGCTACTGCTTTCTTAGTTTGCAAATATTCAGCTCAAACTATAACCCAAATAACACATAACTCTATCACTAAAACAATTACATCAGCCACTTTAAAGCAAAGTATAATTGTGTTTAATGACGAATGGGAATGCTCTCTAACCGGTTATATTTGTTTGCTTTTCCAGGTATGTGATACCTCCCAGACATGGGTGACATGAAAACCCCGGATTTTGATGATCTTCTGGCTGCCTTTGACATTCCAGATGCTACAGGGTTAGATGCCAAAGAGCATGGGCAGGAGAGCCACGAGGATCCAGGGGGGCAGCTGAAACACACAGGGGTATGTCTGGATGATCACCTATTGGTTcaccaagctgtcactccggcAGATGTTCCCGCCGTAAGTGTAATTGTGAAAAACACTAGTCGGCAGGAGTGTTTGGATGGTTTTGCCCAGAAGCTGCACTCAGTACCCAACTTGCAGAATGGATTCAGGGTACCTGGATCCTCCACTGATTCCAGTGAGTCAAGCAATGGTGGCTTTTCCAAATCCTATGCATCTCCACTGAACGGGGATGCCAGTAGGGAATTTCTGGGAAGGATGCCTGTTCAGCATAGATCTGAAGCAAAGTTACCCTTTTCCGAGTCTTTTACTCAATTCAGTCCTATCTCGAGTCCTGAGTCTGAGGACACGCCGAGCGCGAATGACAGTATTAATCCAAAACAAGAGAGACCCTATTTCCCTGAAGCCTCAGTTTTGGTTGAACCTTTGTCAGACAATCAAAGAAGGCCATCTCTCAGTATGTTTGACACTTTCCCTAAGGATTGTGGCGTTCCCAATAACAAGCACAATAAAGCAGAGCTCGGCATAGCAGAACATTTCAAAGGAATGGACTCACCTGAAATGTATTTTACAGACCAAATGAACTCACACAATAGCGCACAAACACCTGAAAATGGTGAAATTAAATTTGAGAGCAACTCCAGTACCATCTCAAACTCTGACATTCCCTCTCCTTGTCCGTTCGTCAAGTCCCAAGCATCTAAATTATCCTCTTGCCTTGAAGCACTGGCAGCTCTGAATACGCAAACAGTTCCCAGTGAGCAACCCTGTACTAAAGACCCCTCCTTCATGCACAATGACTGTGTGAAGGCCAGCCCCCGgtttcccccttccccctgtaGTCCCAGGAGTCCCCTGGACGCGGTCAAGCGGTCGGCGAGGCCCTCCGACAGTCCCATGAGCGTGTGCAGTGAAAGCAGCGACAGGGTCCCCTCGGCGGTGGGCTCCGGCTCGCCGCTGGCCATACCCAAGGTCCGGATAAAAACCATCAAGACCATCTCCGGACAGATCAAGCGCACGGTCACCAGCGTGCGGCCCGACTCGGAGACGGACGAGCTTCATTCGGCCTGCGAGTCGTCCCCGTCGCGCAGCCAGGTCAGCGAGGACTCCTACGGCCTGTCATCCCCGCTCCAAACTCTCCCCGTGGCGGCTGAGAACGCCGTCAGAATGCATGCTCCTGTCCCTGCTTTAAATACCAGTACTACGAGCAATGCTCCTTCATCGACCCGCGCCCCCAACAAAACAGAGGGCCGCTCTAAGAGGTCAGCGACCGTCAACACAAGCGCTGCTTCCAAGGGGTCGGCCGCACATCAAAACCAGAAGCTGAGGAGAATAGCTCCGGGTCAGACGGGCCGCCCCGCTGGTCCCACCTTCCTACCCAAAGCGATGCACCTGGCCAACCTCAACCTGGTGCCGCACAGCGTGGCCGCCTCGGTCGCCGTGCGCTCCGCCGGCCAGCTCCCCGCCCAGCCcgctctcacctcctcctcctcctcctcctcttcccccccctccacgcTGTGCAGCACGGCCCCCCTGGTGCACCAGGTCAAAGCCCCCAGCCCTCAGCCCCACCAGCGGGCGTCCATCCCCAGCAGTGCGGCGGGCACCCTGAGCAGACTGCTGAACAACGGCAACCCCGTGCCCACGTACGTGCCCGACCTGAACCCCCCGCCGGGCAGCGACCTGGGCCTGCCGCCGCGGGGGTACTGCTGCCTAGAGTGCGGCGACGCCTTCGGCCTGGAGAGGagcctggccttccaccagggCCGGCGCAGCGTGCACATCGAGGTGTCGTGCACGCACTGCGCCAAGACCATGGTGTTCTTCAACCGCTGCGCGTTGCTGGCGCACGCGCGGGAGCACAAGAGCGCCGGCACGGTGATGCAGTGCACGCAGCTGCACGTGAAGCCCATCGCCGAGGAACACATGTTCGTGCCGCTGGGCGGCGTGGCGGCGCCAGTGGCGCCGGCGGCAGGGAGCGCTGGGTCGCCGCCGCCGGCGTCTGCGGCCGCCGGCCAGCCGGTCATGCCCCTGTACCCGGACAGCTTCATCAGGCACAGGCTGCGCTGCGTTGAGTGCAACAAGCAGTTGTCTGACTACAAAGCGCTCGCAGGCCACTACCAGAGACTCTCTGAAGATGTGGACCGTCTGGTGAGTGGACATTCTGACAAGGATGTTGACCGATTTGTAAGCGCATAGAACAAAAATAACACGCTCTAAATATCACTGAATAAATGTGTGGCGGTTGCTCCAATACAAAAGCTTAAAACACCACAAAAATGTCCACTGATATAACCCTATTACTACTATTCAGTTATTTGCAGTAAATATAGATAAGTCCAAATAATATCAAATTCCTGAAAAGTTACGTAACCCCTGTGTTGTCTTCTTCATGCTTCTATGAtgtaaaaacacttt
This genomic stretch from Gadus chalcogrammus isolate NIFS_2021 chromosome 9, NIFS_Gcha_1.0, whole genome shotgun sequence harbors:
- the znf592 gene encoding zinc finger protein 592, whose translation is MGDMKTPDFDDLLAAFDIPDATGLDAKEHGQESHEDPGGQLKHTGVCLDDHLLVHQAVTPADVPAVSVIVKNTSRQECLDGFAQKLHSVPNLQNGFRVPGSSTDSSESSNGGFSKSYASPLNGDASREFLGRMPVQHRSEAKLPFSESFTQFSPISSPESEDTPSANDSINPKQERPYFPEASVLVEPLSDNQRRPSLSMFDTFPKDCGVPNNKHNKAELGIAEHFKGMDSPEMYFTDQMNSHNSAQTPENGEIKFESNSSTISNSDIPSPCPFVKSQASKLSSCLEALAALNTQTVPSEQPCTKDPSFMHNDCVKASPRFPPSPCSPRSPLDAVKRSARPSDSPMSVCSESSDRVPSAVGSGSPLAIPKVRIKTIKTISGQIKRTVTSVRPDSETDELHSACESSPSRSQVSEDSYGLSSPLQTLPVAAENAVRMHAPVPALNTSTTSNAPSSTRAPNKTEGRSKRSATVNTSAASKGSAAHQNQKLRRIAPGQTGRPAGPTFLPKAMHLANLNLVPHSVAASVAVRSAGQLPAQPALTSSSSSSSSPPSTLCSTAPLVHQVKAPSPQPHQRASIPSSAAGTLSRLLNNGNPVPTYVPDLNPPPGSDLGLPPRGYCCLECGDAFGLERSLAFHQGRRSVHIEVSCTHCAKTMVFFNRCALLAHAREHKSAGTVMQCTQLHVKPIAEEHMFVPLGGVAAPVAPAAGSAGSPPPASAAAGQPVMPLYPDSFIRHRLRCVECNKQLSDYKALAGHYQRLSEDVDRLVCEVCSMLLPNKCSFRAHQRIHTHKAPYCCPECGAASRSADIQKHVRENCLHFARKAWYKCLHCEMVFKTVQGQKNHIEEKHCVVLYKCSSCPVAFKSSDGCEIHMKNKHNVSETSAQLIFKCSCETMFKKKQLLFQHFYQNADTRATCVFKCPECTSVLPLKHLLMQHFKSAHGGTLREEPKKQSPAARPSVPKVQRLKVPSLAKHRVAPSREAPSREAPSREAPSREVEHRVKPRGQPTGWTCGECLQGFPDRDAYVLHMKDHHGRSLKRFPCRQCERSFNSSTSLRRHIRNDHNGKRKSYTCWYCTDTKTIFATCVMLKNHISLMHGIKNPDLNLMPKTAVQEGIKPSGEGSLSKRPAAGAQEASQEEPTDDPDVSSAKRPKAQYRCSKCGFTTEDGARFQQHIPQHKTEEHSPQCLHCGLCFTSPPALHRHLFIVHKVKDPRAKTEDSEAGEKEPGGPPPPLGLPPGPAAGPVKDSGAGPPDTEPSRAQEPPGSHCDEDGDLGRGASSSSHSLALHRS